The genomic stretch ATTGCATTAATGTAACGAAATGTTCTATATTTGACTCCGGATCCAATCCTTGACCACACAATACCTCAAGCACCGACCCTACCAAGTATTAAATTCCGTTGAAGATCAATTAACCATAAGAAATCGAAAGTACATTAGATCATTGTCGAATTGTTGGTGGAATCCAGCCTCACATTTTCTCATTTTCTAATTATTCATCACATTACATGCACTTGAATTCAAAGACCAATTCAATGACCTTTCTATGTCACGTTTTTTCATTTCCTTCAACTAAGGGTACATATGGGTCATCATGGTTGTATATATCATAGTTTATGTCTTGAAATTCATCAACATAGAGGAAACCAAATATTTGAAGCATGTGGTGATGACAAGTGTTTTGGGGGCAAATCGTTGATTTTCTTGGATATAATAGCTATGGTGGGGTTTGATGGATCTTAGTGTAAGTCCAATATATCATTCTCAATTGGGTTAATGATGGAGTTTTGATTTTGATATAGTTGATACTTGGTCACCTTGTGAAATTAATCAATGACTGTAGCAAGCAATTGTAATGGTAATGAATGTGAAATTTGTGTATTATTTGATCATACCCATGCGCACAATAATTTGATTTCATTAAATTTGTCAGTTGGAGGGGTTTCATATAGATAGTTACATGACAAATAACCGATTTAGACATTTTTCTTTGTGTGGAGCAAGGTGTTTCGTTTTTGTCATGACAAAAGTCCATGTGACCTTAAGTTTATATACTTACAAAATATTTATTAACTAGTATTGTTTTGAATATGTACTGTGATGGAGTTTTTACCAAGCTCGAGCAAGAGCTAACATCTTTGGAAAAATTTTACTCTATATCACATAACCTATTATTTTGGGGGTTGAGGTTTCGTATAAGTCTCTAGTGTGAAAAACTTCTCGCCGTATATGTTTTCGTGTGGTACTCAAGGGCATGGATTCGCCAAAGGTCGTATGAAGGTCTAAAAGGTTCTCATTTTCCTGATTGACAAGATAATTGTTTCTCCTTTGGATGAGGGAGTTAGATCCTCTGTATATGCATTCTTTTGCgtctctttctctcttctatgCTTTGTTTTCCATGTCTTTTATGTAACATTCCCCCATCACCATTATCTCTTTCATTGAGTCTGCAGGTTTTTGAACGAGGAATTCGTTGAAGTGTTTGACCTTGAATTCATTCTGAAAGGCCACCATTAATATAGTCTAGTTAGGATTTACCACCTTAATGGCAGATTCATTGAAATGTGTCAGGTATTTGTGCAAGGACTCTAAATGCCTTCGAAGTACATTGAATAACTTGAATGGACACCTTATGATACTTACTCGCTGAAAACGGATGGATCAGTTTCTTGGACAAGTTGTAATAGCTGATTATAGAGAATTGATAGGGTTCATATACTAGCACAAGACCACCTCCTTCAAGGTTCTGAAGAGAAGCTAACACTTGAGTGAATCCACGACACCTATAATCATCATTTGTGTATTGAAGATAGTGACGTGCTCTTGAGGATCTTCTTTATATCAAATGTCACCAAAGTGCGGTTGGATATCCAAAACTTCTATGCCTTCTTGCTGGTCTTCGTCGTCTTGTCATCGTTGTTGTTGGATGATTTGGACAGTGGTGTGTGGGGTTTGGTTCTAGAAATGCAATTCATTCATAACGACCTCTAAGGGTGGTAAACGGGCATGCACTCCCTATTTAGGCCCGCTTCACAAAAGCTTGCAAAAAATAGGACGGGTGGAGCGAATATAGTTAAGGGTACAGGTTAAAACCTTGACCCTCCCTGCAAAAAGTGAGGGTGGTGCAGAGCGGACTTGCGGACACTATACCTCTAAagcttaaaaattgaaaaagtttaTAATAATTTTTGCGTCCACAAAAGTCTACGAAAAATGGGACGGGTGGGACAAGCTTAATAGAGGATGCAAACCTAAAATCTTGGCCGGTCCCGTGAAAAAGTGTGGGCAAAATGTGTATGTCTGACGAGGTAACCCCGTTTTACCACCCCTAACGACCTCCATATTTGGAAGAACCTCTTGGCCGCCAATACTGAATGAAACTCGTGTGGCCACCATTGTGAAACGATGACGAGGTTAACAAAAATCTTGAAAAGGTGCGGTCCATGAGTTTTTTAATTGAGTCACACGGTAGGCGTTCACTGTACTTGTTGTGAGTACAATAGTAGAGACCATGTCTAAGATAAGCCAATCGAATGTATTTAGTTCGTGATATGAAAAAGTGATCATCAGACCTAGCCTTTGAGGTAGATACATACCTTTTGTGACCAAGTAAAATGCGTAGATTCTTGCGACTACATTCTCATTTTTGACTCACAAGACCCCACTCTATCAAGAAGTGTGGTTGTTGACTCATCACCTAGAATACAACAAGATCTGGTGAGATGACCTTAATGCCAAATCACATGTTCATATCATCGAGTCTCATTTAATTTCTCTTTTCTCATGTCATGTTGTCATCGGTGAATGGACCTAGGTTGTTAATCTCACGTGAACTTAAGCCACAATAAACATAATAGTGATAAATATGATTGGATCTCAACCCCAAAAACTAGTTCAAGAAGTGAGGTTgtcctcacatatttatacacccaGAGCATATTTATACCCCAAAAGCATATTTATCAAATAGTTCATAACCCTCCAAACACAAAGCTTATTAGAAGGAAGTGATTAAAAAGAGATACAACAATCCAATTATTTCTTAAAACTAGTATTTAATGAACATCAATTTCTTATAACTCAACACCTCAAAAAATTATTACATAAACTTCACAGATAACTTGTACAAATATTTAATTGCAATCATGTATACACAATTATaactataatatattttttaggacttaaaatacattaatataaaaataacattattatCCGATGAACTACGATCTTGATCGTCTAAATCTCTCTCTTATATTTATGTGTACGGTTTAACAAGAGGCATGTCATTAAACTTAACCAAAATAATTCAACTCATcataatatattaaaaacataaatcaatcaaacaattcataaataattaatatataataactattgaTCATAATTAGTACTACTATTAAGTATTAACAATAATTTATTAACTAGTACAATATTCTCTCCATTATAATTTTTACACATGAGGAGGATGATATATTTCCGTATTGGGAAAGCTCTCCTCACTAACTCAATATGGCATACCACACCACTTTTGCCACATCAGCATATGTACAACATGACACTCACTTACTCACTCTTTCTACCCTTTATAAACTCACCCTCTCCCCTTCTACCCTTCATTCAAACTCCTCTCACAACCCATACCATCTCTTCTCCTTTTCTCATACAATTCTCATACAACTTCAATTGATTTCAACACCTCCCTAACTACCATATCCTTCTCTTTTCACCCTACCTCATCAATTCCTAGTTGCTCTTATTTTCCCACCAAATTCATTGCATGGCCAAAATGTACAAATTGGAAAAAACATCTACAAAACACGACAGGTTCCTAAACCCTTCATTCTCTTCCACTCTCCTAGACCAAATTTACCGTTCCATCGACGATGGAGAAACAACACCAACCACATTTTACAGAGAACAAAAGCCAACGGTTATCAACAAACTAGTAACAACCGATAGAAAACAAAACTACAACAAACCAAAAACCGAAAAAGCCATCCCTGTCGTGAAAAAACCCGACAGCAGAAAATTCCATCACCGCGATCACGAACAAGATGCTCTGTTCTTCAGTTCCACTTCCATTTCCTCCGATTCTAGCTCCGCCGGATTCTCCTCCGACACAGACTCCCTATCACGTACCTTCATTCCACCGAGACCTAAACCCGTAAGAACAAGCGCGTCGTTCCGATTCGAAGGCGAGAAACAGAGGAATCACGTTATCGACTGTTTTCATCGAAGTTCAGAAACCAAACAGCGCACAGAAAATCGCggcgaggaagcgattttaataaAAAGCAAATCAAGAGCGGTTAAGATTTACAACAATTTGAAGAAAGTGAAGCAACCGATTTCACCAGGAGGAAGACTCACGAGTTTTCTTAACTCTCTGTTtcataacaataataacaataatgagAAGAAAACTAAAGGTTCTTCTTGTTGTAAAGACGAACGAAAAAAAGTAGCTTCCACTACGTGTTCTTCTGCTTCTTCGTTTTCACGGTCTTGTTTGAGTAAAACGGCGTCGTTTTGTCATAGAGATAACTACAAAACGGTGCGTTTTTGTGGCGTGGAAGAAGGTAGGGTTAAAGTGGAGGAAGCTACTAGAAAGTTTTTGAATGAGTATCGTTGTAATAGCTACAACAAGAAGAATAATGATTTAGTTTTGTTAAAGGATTTGCGTGTTAATCagaatgatgatgaagatgatgatgacgtGGCGAGTTGTGCGAGTTCTGATTTGTTTGAGTTGGATCATTTGGGTGTGTTGGGAGATGGTAGGTATTGTGAGGAGCTTCCTGTGTATGGAACAACTCGTGttaaatgttaattaattagtaCTAATCATGTTATTAGTACTAATGATGTTATTAGTACTAATAAATTATTGTTAATGATGGAGTCATTATAATCTAGAAGTCTGTCATAGATATAGGAATAACAGAACCATTTTGATATTTGTTTGGTTGTTTTCTTAACTATATTTGTATGATTAAATACGAATAGAAGAACCATTTTGATATATGTTTGGTTGTTTTCTTTAAGTTCCTTATGTTTTCATGATTAAAGTTGGCAAAGAatgataaactaattttgtaactTGATGGTTTAACGGTTGCAACCGCGTAAAAAATTTCGTGACTTCGATAAGTACAATTGTTTCGACATTGATTACGGTCGTCACAATATGAATTAATCATAATTTATTCtctatcacaaaaataataaattgcAGTATCATTATTAACTCCTTTTGATACAGTTTTGCCGCAGTAAGAGACCGATCTTTAAAATCTTGTAACATGTTTTGGTGTATGTGTAATATTGTTGTAGCTGTCATAGAATCTGCTGTATTTTTTGAAATGATCAAGAATATGATGTAAAGAAGAGTGAATGGGATACTTGTGAAAAAGTGTTGTGGGGATACGTTAATTTTGGATGATCTCTCATGATAAAGCATTTTCAATGGAAACTTAGTGAGAGAATAGGTTTAAgggaaaaggaagaaaaagaagagggaaaaaCGAGAGATTCGAGATTGCAATCACAAGCAAACTGAGTGAAAGGGTTTTGATGCTGATGGTAAAGGCAAAGGCAGATCTTCATCCATCGGAATAGATAAAGTCATCTAAGACTAATAAAGCTTTTGCTTTAATTTATCtctttctttataaaaaaaacaaaatttctttcattttaagtTCTTCTTACTTACTAGCACTAGTACAAaaagaacaatataattttaaaatttacacccaatattctaaaaacgggtgtaaataagaaatttgatagcaattttataaataaaattttattttaagtattAACATGTAATAAATTACACTCTATTtattaaaaatcgggtgtaaattaaaaatattattataatcctATCTCAATTACTCCCATTTaatttaaaacgggtgtaaattttgcttaaaaagttaattaattttataactcaATTTCACACCACAAATGGACATATCACGATCTTCAAACATTCGTTCCAACATACAACTATTCAGATCGCAGCAAAGCAACACACAAAACCCATCATCCATCTGCAGCACATCGACAGATCCTCCGTCTTTAATATCAACTTTCAGCACTGATTTCCTCTGATCTTCAACGCGAGCTTCACCTCACAGACCACATCATCATCATCGGCGGAAACTGACACACACAACTGCAACGATTCGAGAACGCAGCTGAGCTCAATGCAGCAACGTCATCGATCATCATTATCTGATTCAATCAGCAATAACGATTCAGGACACTTCTCCGATGATATTTTCGCTCATTTTTAACCAAAACCAAAGCCACCCTAATTCTCACCATCAAAACGAGGTTGAGATTCTATCTGATTACTAATCAAGTGTTAGTTTTCTCGCGTGCGTGTATCACACCCAAGTAAGTTCTCACTGTTCCTCTTGCATATTTAACTCCGAATTTTATGAttcttttttcttgtaatttcTCAACAATTTGTTTATGCTAAATGTAAAATTAATAGGTAAATTTGAACTTTCAAGTGTGAGATGCATCAGATTCATGGAAAGTGTTTgtaaaaatgtatgtttgaacttTGAAGGACCTCTTCATATTTACTATGTTTGGGTAAGCTGCTCATTATATCATCCATTTATTTGTTCACTATCTTAGGTATCAGTTACTAATATTCTTTAAGGATGTTGAATTAATAACATTAGTTGACCCACTTGTATCTCTATAATTCTAATCATTTGCTCTAAGGTTTGATGAATTGCATTACTCTTTACTATGTAATCTGAATATTGTATACTATCGAATCTTTTTAGgtatatgttattattttttcaatattaatcaACTGCGAAACCACTCGGATAATTTTCGAGCCATGCAATGCATTTTGAATGTAGCTAGTTATACTCATACCTGCTACTCTGAAAAGATCTTCAACTGAATCTGGTAGAATTGTGAGCTTTCATGTTGTTCCAATTTCGCTTTTCCATTGGGGTGGTGTCCGTGGATTTTGACTCTAATGGGAACTAGGCTTGACGGTGGGCTGGAATTTTCTGTTTGTCCTGCAGAAACCTTGAATGTCAGATGGTTTTTGTTTTAATGCTCCTACACAATGTCTACCCACTAGTATAGTGTTAGCATCTCTTACTGTTTATACTAGACATAATATTAAGGTTACCTTCTTCATGATACTCTGAAGCTTCTTCATTTACTAAATAATGATTTAAATGATAAATTTTGAACAGTCTTGGTACTTAATGGATTGGTTTTGGCTCTTGCAGGCAGCTATTCTTGTGTGTATCTGTTGGTCTTTGGGCAGGTCTTATCATTGGATTTGTTACTGAATACTATACCAGTAATGCATACAGGTAAGCAATTATGAATCCTATTTTGCAATTTCACCTTCATTCATCCAATTGGTTAGATACTAACAGGACTTGCATTTTCTTTCTGGTTTTTGCAGCCCTGTGCAAGATGTTGCTGATTCCTGCAGGACTGGTGCTGCTACCAATGTTATCTTTGGCCTTGCCTTGGGATACAAGTTTGTTATCATTCCAATTTTTGCCATTGCAATTAGTATTTTTGTTAGTTTTAGTTTTGCTGCCATGTATGGTGTTGCTGTTGCCGCTCTTGGAATGTTGAGTACCATAGCAACCGGATTAGCCATTGATGCATACGGTCCAATCAGTGACAATGCCGAAGGTATTGCTGAGATGGCTGGAATGAGTCACAGAATTCGTGAAAGAACCGATGCTCTTGATGCTGCAGGAAACACAACTGCTGCCATTGGAAAGGTTCAGTTTTccacttttttcttctttcttttcaccTAGTTCAATCTGAAGAATTTCTTAATTTAAGaagcttttcttcttttttccttcactTTGTTCCGCTTCCTCAAAACATGTTTATAATTGAAGGATATTCAATATATTTGGGTATTTCAGGCATAACTCTGTACTTGTGACGACTATCTTTCTTCCACACACTAATTGTTTAGAGTGAATTACACATGCCTAAAACCAAGAACAAGAGCAATGGACATAAAACCAAGTTCGGAGATGACAAGGATGGAAACACCTTGCCTTCAGGACCAGTGAAGCGGAAAAGGATGCGTCCTGCTAATCAGAAGAGAACAGCTGCATCTGAGATGTCTGCCTCAGCACAACTCGTGTTAGATGCAACAGGGAGCAGGTGCAACCGGAAAAACAGTCCTATTTGGTTTACTTTAGTTGCTTCAGAAGACCAGTAAGTTACCTTTCTATATGCAATCTCTATTCTATTGATCTTATAAATCATAAGTTATTTATTTCTATGGATCCTAAAGCATTGCATTGACCTTGTTATTCAGGAATGGAGAAATTTCCTTGCCACAGATCTCTGCTTgctatttaaaaataaagtaaaattttcAACTCATGTACTCTTTCTGCTTCTCTTTTTCATTCTCACCATTTTTTTCTTGAAATTTAGCAAGCAAATTAACCTGTGAATCAACATGACAGAAATCACCCCTTTCCACATTTTTTCAGTTCGTGCTAGATGTTTATAAAATGATATGAAAATGTGGTTTTGTATGCTGATTTATAATCTCATAATAGAACTATAATATAATGTTTGTAAGTCTAATTAACCACTTTAGTTAGGCTGAAATTTAAGTTCCCAAGGAGTAAATTAAACGTAAAGGTAAAACAAAAAGATTGTTTTTTTACATATGAAAGATGTCTTAGATAAAAAAATCACCTTTTTAAATAGATGATTGTTGAATGACACAAATCTAATTTCGTGAAATGACTGTGAGTGAAGTTAAGTGAAAAATGAATGTTTTGTTATTTCTTTATTGTTCAAACTTTCGCTCTCTTTAACACTCGTATTCATAACAATTTTGCTATAAAAGCTAATATGGTCTTTTCTCGCATCCAAATTTGGCTTGTGTTTGTTGAGTTCATAAATTTAGACTTTAGAGTTTCAAGAATCTCTTATAATATGACATTAATAACTTTATATGTCTTTATTCACAGGAAGCATAGAGTGAAGATATCAATTAAGGCGCCTGCTATCAGCAACAAACTTGCTGATATCCCTCCTGATGATTACTCGTGGAGGAAGTACGGGCAGAAGCCGATCAAGGGCTCTCCTCACCTAAGGTATATTCAAGTTCAACCTTTGCTTCTAGAAAATTGATTTTATGGTGTTATCTTTCTCTGTGGGATATTATAGTTTGTTAACATGATCATGATGTACTAGCCTGTTGGGATTTTGATAATTCTTGTTTGTGTATATGTTGATTGGAGTTTTCTAAGAAATTCTCGGTCGAGTCATTCCGATTTCTCCTAAATTTTTGTATGTGGTGTCAAATGCAAAATAGTATCTTTTCATTTTGTACGATAAATCATGTATCGTCACTGGATTGAAAAGTAAACCAACTTATTCAGATATGTTGGATTGGTGATTATATTAAAGCTTTCATGTACAAGTTACTTGCTATATAAGTAACCATATTCACCTGTATGAAAGGATGATGATGAGTAATGAAAATTCTGCAACCTatctttcttcttcactctctTTTTTGCATTTTTACATGCTTAGCTTGATTCTTAATACTAAAATATTACCTGTATATATATTTTAGGACTGAATCGGATTTGATCGAAGAGATTATCAAAACAGTTTTACTAAAATTGAGTCACAAGTATACAAATGAACTCTGATGCTTGTTCTTACCAGATGAAAACTATTCAAGCATTGAGTCATTAGTAAAATATGATTCAGGAGAAgttaaaataattggaatatgGGGCATGGGAGGCATAGGAAAGACAACCCTTGCTGCTGCCATATTTCAGAAGGTCTCTTCCCTATATGAAGGTAGTTGTTTACACTATATGAGGTGATCATGTATTCTAGTTTTGAAAGTTGTAGTGCCACAAAAATCAACCGTTGGAGAAAACTCAAAGCTGCCTCTTCTACATTTAATGTGTTAGATTTTGGGGCGAAAGGTGATGGACGCGCCGACGACAGAAAGGTGACTGAAAATAAGACTAGTATGTTTGTCTATTTATTTCTCTGTCTATCTGACTGTTGTTTAATGTGAGGGTGAAAAGTGTTAACCTAACGGTTTCTACGACTATTGTACCGTAAAATAGTTGTAGAGGATTCTAACACGATTATCCGATATACACTTGAAATTTATTAATGTTTATGAGTATTTTTAATCATATAGATACTCAATTACTTAGAACTATTCTCATTTTTGTTTTACAAAATGACAGGCTTTTGAAGATGCATGGGCAGCTGCTTGTAAGATTGAGGCTTCAACAATGGTTGTTCCATCTGGTTCTGTTTTTCTTGTAAAACCAATTTCATTCTCTGGCCCTAATTGTTAGCCAAACATTGTTTTTCAGGTGAATTTTGAGTTTGTCTTATTCACTTTTCTTACATTTTCATGCATTCTATGTCAAGTCAAATACATAATGTTTTAGAATTTAATTCATCAAATTTTTTACATTATAAACTAATCATCTAGGCCGGTCTAAGGCCAAGCCAATAAAACAAGggctttgagcctaaaaatatattttactatataattttttaaaattttaattatgacTACATAAAATTACACATACGATTattagtttaaaattttaaattcaataTTCTTATATTGAACAattaaaaatcacatttaaactTAGATTATGATTGTGAATGGACGTATGCGTGAATGaggtgaatttgatttgaatatttttacactaaaaatgtataaaattaaaactctatttAATATATTGTTGTATGTGAAAACAAATGCAGTTAGAGTCGGGGTGTACCCAAAGGAGCCTTAATCGAAATCTTTCTCCTCTCTTGTCTACACTTCACctataatttattttctattctaTTATCAAGTGTCTTTTTGCGTCATATACGACTCATATTCATGCTAGAAATATCCAGCAGGGTTGATTGTTGtattcttttattctttctttgtGGCCATTCTATCTTCCGTGACCTGTTTGGTTGTGAAAAGAGACGTCAATGCTTGGAGCTTGGAACCCAAGCTAAGGTTGCTAACTAACTATGTATTGTATTTGTTTTGGAATCTGAAACTTCACTGTTAAATATTTCCAGGGAGTGTTTGGCTCTGCATTTCAAGTTGGTGTGACTACTTGGTGTTTGCACCAGACAGGGCCTGTTTTTGTTTCCATGTTTAAGCCTATAGGAATTGTGATATCGGTGGTTTAAGACTAAAACCTTTGTTAacattttttaagaaattagAGGTTTGTTGTGTGGCTCTGAATTGCTATATAATGAATAATTTTGTAGACTTTGCTTGAGAAGATGAAGTCGGTGTACACGAATGTAGAAGGTTTTCCTCCGGATCGAATTGTGGAAAGCAATTGCTTCTCCAGGGcgtggtattttggccatggatgaatccaatgctacatgtggaaagcggttgaattcaattggactagagaacaccgaagctaaccgtcaagtatggcgtaaaattatatatgaagaaagtgttatgacttggttaaaatataatttttatgtgtatgattttatagtacttgaaatattatgaatgcacatgattttgtatactttttggttaatattaaaaatattttaacttagttaaaatatgatttttatgtgtatgattttatagtatttgcaatattatgactgaaaatgaaatataactaaatggtgtatatgaaatagggtgtaaatagatttaaatataatataattgttcattcataaatgacgtatttacacccgatttttattaaaatagggtgtaattaagaaagtATCTACAcccaattttaattaaaacaaggtgtaattaaaacgtaattacgcccaattacacccgatttttattaaaacagggtgtaattaaaacgtagttacacccaattacacccgatttttattaaaacagggtgtaattaaaacgtagttacgctcaattacacccgatttttattaaaacagggtgtaattaaaaagtaattacacctaattacacccgatttttattaaaacagggtgtaattaaaaacgtaattacacccgatttttattaaaatagggtgtaattaaaaacgtaattacacccgatttttgttaaaataaggtgtaacgtagaacatatttacacccgatattcttaaaatagggagtaattacgaacgtatttacacccgttttacacccgttttaaacgggtgtaaatgcgttagacatttctcaccctgtggatatacacccgatttttattaaaaataatgggtgtaaatttaataaaaaacgggtgtaaattaacatttttgtactagtgtagTAAAactttatactattttgaaattcACATATTCCTCTAAACTTGAAGATTGAGCTACCACTCACTCTCTTGTGTATGCAATATTAGGGACACCCTTCTTTGGGAAACTCGTAAGAAGCTTTTGTTGTTGGAAGGGTTTTGGTTAGTTATAAGTATCCATGTGATTAGTAGGTCTCTCGAAGACTGCACAAAAAAGTGGAAAATTGGGTTGAATGAAAGAAAACATTGGGTTGCTAATGTTGTTTGTGGTTTGTTTATGTGGTCCACACTAAAGTTCTCAAACAATCTTTGTCTATGTTATGCTGGAAAAGACAAAGTCATGGACATTGGTGATCCCTAGAACTAGAAAGAACAAGTGATCAAACTGTTATCATTGCCTTGattaaagattttttattttCACATTCCAACATTTTGGTTTGGGTCAATATCAACACCTTTTTTTAGTGGTGAAAAAATGATTTAGATCATCTACTT from Vicia villosa cultivar HV-30 ecotype Madison, WI linkage group LG4, Vvil1.0, whole genome shotgun sequence encodes the following:
- the LOC131600545 gene encoding probable WRKY transcription factor 21 isoform X1; translation: MPKTKNKSNGHKTKFGDDKDGNTLPSGPVKRKRMRPANQKRTAASEMSASAQLVLDATGSRCNRKNSPIWFTLVASEDQNGEISLPQISACYLKIKKHRVKISIKAPAISNKLADIPPDDYSWRKYGQKPIKGSPHLRTESDLIEEIIKTVLLKLSHKYTNEL
- the LOC131600545 gene encoding probable WRKY transcription factor 21 isoform X2; the encoded protein is MPKTKNKSNGHKTKFGDDKDGNTLPSGPVKRKRMRPANQKRTAASEMSASAQLVLDATGSRCNRKNSPIWFTLVASEDQNGEISLPQISACYLKIKKHRVKISIKAPAISNKLADIPPDDYSWRKYGQKPIKGSPHLR
- the LOC131600544 gene encoding protein BIG GRAIN 1-like B gives rise to the protein MAKMYKLEKTSTKHDRFLNPSFSSTLLDQIYRSIDDGETTPTTFYREQKPTVINKLVTTDRKQNYNKPKTEKAIPVVKKPDSRKFHHRDHEQDALFFSSTSISSDSSSAGFSSDTDSLSRTFIPPRPKPVRTSASFRFEGEKQRNHVIDCFHRSSETKQRTENRGEEAILIKSKSRAVKIYNNLKKVKQPISPGGRLTSFLNSLFHNNNNNNEKKTKGSSCCKDERKKVASTTCSSASSFSRSCLSKTASFCHRDNYKTVRFCGVEEGRVKVEEATRKFLNEYRCNSYNKKNNDLVLLKDLRVNQNDDEDDDDVASCASSDLFELDHLGVLGDGRYCEELPVYGTTRVKC
- the LOC131598525 gene encoding pyrophosphate-energized vacuolar membrane proton pump 1-like codes for the protein MGTRLDGGLEFSVCPAETLNVRWQLFLCVSVGLWAGLIIGFVTEYYTSNAYSPVQDVADSCRTGAATNVIFGLALGYKFVIIPIFAIAISIFVSFSFAAMYGVAVAALGMLSTIATGLAIDAYGPISDNAEGIAEMAGMSHRIRERTDALDAAGNTTAAIGKVQFSTFFFFLFT